The Hymenobacter sp. DG01 genome has a segment encoding these proteins:
- a CDS encoding DNA-3-methyladenine glycosylase: MAAPTPLPTLNPALRHLTQADPVLARLIRQGRPIEPSAHEDLYLALLRAIVSQQISTKAAAAIWRKVQALFLPEGYPEPAALLLLSDEDLRAAGISRQKAGYLRAIADFAQRDQLDHAHLSQLSAEEFTQHLTQIKGVGRWTAQMLQMFALDQPDVFPEGDLGIQNAMRRHYGLQETGRALLTRMIELAEPWRPYRTLASKYLWQSLDNAPG, encoded by the coding sequence ATGGCTGCTCCTACCCCCCTCCCTACCCTAAACCCCGCCCTGCGGCACCTCACCCAGGCCGATCCGGTGCTGGCCCGCCTTATCCGGCAGGGCCGCCCCATTGAGCCTTCTGCCCACGAAGACCTGTATCTGGCTTTGCTACGGGCCATTGTCAGTCAGCAGATTTCCACGAAGGCGGCAGCGGCCATCTGGCGCAAGGTGCAGGCCCTGTTTCTGCCTGAAGGCTACCCCGAGCCGGCGGCCCTGCTGCTCCTTTCCGATGAGGACCTGCGGGCGGCAGGCATTTCACGCCAGAAAGCAGGCTACCTGCGCGCTATTGCCGATTTTGCTCAACGCGACCAACTCGACCACGCTCACCTCAGTCAGCTCTCAGCGGAAGAATTTACCCAGCACCTCACCCAGATTAAAGGGGTAGGCCGCTGGACCGCTCAGATGCTGCAGATGTTTGCCCTCGACCAACCCGACGTATTTCCGGAAGGCGACCTGGGCATTCAGAACGCCATGCGCCGCCACTATGGCCTGCAGGAAACCGGCCGCGCCCTGCTGACGCGTATGATAGAGCTAGCCGAACCGTGGCGCCCCTACCGGACCCTGGCCAGCAAGTACCTCTGGCAGTCCCTGGACAATGCGCCAGGGTAG